In Pseudorasbora parva isolate DD20220531a chromosome 9, ASM2467924v1, whole genome shotgun sequence, the following proteins share a genomic window:
- the LOC137088870 gene encoding alpha-2-macroglobulin-like protein 1 isoform X2 yields MAVKEICVWKGLILALFLFAVDGQTLGPLFMVTFPAVIESGSEAKLCITLLKPQESLTMTISLLDDTSTIQLVQKVSAKSFHSCFSFQAPRVDGESVQKLKVEVQGKTFRATEKRIVMFRRYLPLTFIQTDKPIYNPGQTVNFRVVTMDPRFVPFDQMYNLVVLEDNNNNRIGQWTNVSSTQWILQLSHELNPEAQIGMYTLKAFIGERMISQVFEVKKYVLPKFDVTLNTPQMYSVGDVGLKVEACAKYTYGQPVSGQAFVEVCRDPYPYAVVPNVIRQCLNKTSKINATGCASLTVDVSEFFNTKFEYMQDTFLVNVNVTEEGTDVMMSKSATVSITFEVGKVTFVDLPDYFEPGLTINGKISVSRFDGTPIMNKAVHLLDGNSWPNKLLLNLTTNQNGLAMYSLNTADLPKADLNLVASVTPEVVYSYKSPYFTTDRRVVQLLRPTSGIPSSSELTIVALEQPLKCGAVFPITVKFSFVGETGDYNADIIYMVLSRGVIVLHGFQRVSVKASNTVTSGSVSFQLFVTAGIAPAVQILVYCVLPSETVVAASVSFETEMCLQPQVSLQFSPDTAVPAEGNVLTVSAQAGSLCGISAVDQSVRIMEPGRRLSAERVFDLLPVRSLSGYPYSIDDEPKHCVSLPNWRRDSKYKAYKTFKSLGIKVATNLALQARPCRRYPSFPDNMMDEMTFPTERMATTFPLLEAPSLPAPEVTVRTYFPETWLWQLAQVGATGSTQVPLTVPDTITTWETEAFCLSSKGFGLAPPALLTVFQPFFLELSLPYSIIRGESFDLKATVFSYLSKCIMVKVTPALATNYTLKPYAEPYSSCLCANGRKTFKWVLSAFVLGTVNVTVNASAEPSQTLCGTEAVTVPTRGRVDVVTRSLLVLPEGVERTNTQSWLLCPKGNVLSEDVTLTLPTNVVQGSARCSVSVLGDIMGRALKNLDGLIKMPYGCGEQNMVILAPNIYILLYLKVTGQLTAAIRETALGYLQSGYQRELNYRHNDGSFSTFGYDKSNTWLTAFVLRSFGLARQFIFIDPNVLQSAKDWLISTQGSDGCFVQQGALHNNLMKGGVGDGVTMTAYIVASLLELGVPGTDPVLTKSLSCLRTVVGSLGNTYATALLAYTFSLAGDGETTTRSQLLTALNNRAISEGTKLHWSQTTSGDTLAVEISAYVLLAVLTERPLTTATLGYANRIVNWLVTQQNPYGGFSSTQDTVVALHALSVYAAQVFSLDGSSTVTVQSSVVRGDSSSFTVNRDNRLLYQEKPLKNVPGKYSVKASGSTCVSVQVACFYNIPTPIKDTKTLSVEATVTGDCQPLGANLMLNFTVKYNGVKASTNMVIVDIKLLSGFTADVSPLGSPPQSFAPLVERVDADDDHVLVYLKGVPKGVPMSYTLQLKRVLPVNNLKPAVINVYDYYQTSDAFETTYTSPCP; encoded by the exons ATGGCTGTGAAGGAGATTTGTGTTTGGAAAGGGCTCATTTTAGCCCTTTTCCTCTTTGCTGTTGATGGGCAGACTTTAGGACC GTTATTCATGGTGACATTCCCTGCAGTGATTGAGTCTGGATCTGAGGCCAAATTATGCATAACCCTTCTAAAACCCCAAGAGAGTCTCACAATGACAATTTCTCTGCTTGATGACACCAGTACGATTCAACTTGTGCAGAAGGTTTCTGCTAAGTCGTTTCACAGCTGCTTTAGTTTCCAG GCTCCTCGAGTAGATGGAGAATCTGTGCAGAAGCTGAAGGTGGAAGTTCAAGGGAAGACCTTCAGAGCAACCGAAAAGAGGATTGTCATGTTCAGACGTTATCTGCCTTTGACCTTCATCCAAACAGACAAACCCATCTACAATCCAGGACAAACAG TGAATTTCAGAGTTGTCACCATGGATCCCAGATTTGTGCCTTTTGATCAGATG TAcaatctggtggtgctggag GACAATAATAATAACCGAATTGGTCAGTGGACAAACGTTTCCTCAACACAGTGGATCTTGCAGCTTTCTCATGAGTTAAATCCAGAGGCTCAGATAGGGATGTACACACTAAAGGCTTTTATTGGTGAACGGATGATCTCCCAAGTTTTTGAGGTGAAAAAATATG TTTTGCCCAAGTTTGATGTGACGTTAAATACACCACAAATGTACAGCGTTGGAGATGTGGGACTGAAGGTTGAGGCTTGTGCCAA ATACACATATGGCCAACCTGTATCTGGTCAAGCATTTGTGGAAGTGTGCCGTGATCCATATCCATATGCTGTGGTTCCTAATGTGATCCGTCAGTGTCTGAATAAAACGTCAAAG ATCAATGCCACGGGCTGTGCCTCCCTTACTGTTGATGTGTCAGAGTTTTTCAACACCAAATTTGAATATATGCAAGACACATTTCTTGTAAATGTGAATGTCACTGAGGAGGGAACAG ATGTAATGATGTCAAAATCTGCAACAGTGTCCATTACATTTGAAGTTGGCAAGGTCACATTTGTGGACCTCCCAGATTATTTTGAACCTGGATTAACAATTAATGgaaag ATATCAGTGTCTCGTTTTGATGGTACTCCCATTATGAACAAAGCAGTGCATCTCCTGGACGGTAACAGCTGGCCCAATAAACTGCTGTTGAATCTGACTACAAACCAGAATGGACTGGCCATGTACTCCCTCAACACTGCTGATCTTCCTAAAGCTGATCTCAATCTGGTG GCAAGTGTGACTCCAGAAGTTGTTTATAGTTACAAATCACCATACTTCACTACAGATAGGAGGGTTGTTCAGCTTCTCCGACCCACTTCTGGCATTCCATCATCTAGTGAACTGACTATAGTGGCGCTCGAGCAGCCGCTTAAATGTGGTGCTGTTTTTCCAATAACCGTGAAGTTTTCTTTTGTTGGGGAGACTGGGGACTACAATGCTGACATTATCTATATG GTCTTGTCCAGAGGAGTGATCGTCCTCCATGGATTTCAGAGAGTAAGCGTGAAGGCTTCTAATACAGTCACAAGTGGCTCTGTGTCTTTCCAACTGTTTGTCACTGCTGGTATCGCTCCAGCTGTGCAGATACTGGTCTACTGTGTTCTGCCCAGTGAGACTGTAGTTGCTGCTAGTGTGTCTTTTGAGACAGAAATGTGTCTCCAACCCCAG GTGTCTCTGCAGTTCTCTCCTGATACAGCTGTTCCTGCTGAGGGAAATGTTCTGACTGTCTCTGCTCAAGCAGGATCTCTGTGTGGCATCAGTGCTGTAGATCAGAGTGTCCGGATCATGGAGCCAGGAAGACGTCTGAGTGCTGAAAGG GTGTTTGACTTGCTTCCGGTGCGATCGCTATCAGGTTATCCATACAGCATTGATGATGAACCAAAACACTGTGTTTCTCTACCCAATTGGCGTCGAGATTCTAAATATAAAGCTTACAAAACATTCAAG AGCCTGGGAATAAAGGTTGCAACAAATCTTGCTTTACAAGCCCGTCCATGCCGTCGTTATCCCAGCTTCCCTGATA ACATGATGGACGAAATGACTTTTCCAACAGAAAGAATGGCGACAACATTTCCCCTTTTAGAGGCGCCATCACTTCCTGCTCCTGAAGTGACCGTCAGGACTTACTTTCCAGAAACCTGGCTCTGGCAGCTTGCTCAAGTGGG AGCCACTGGATCCACACAAGTTCCCCTCACGGTTCCAGACACCATCACCACATGGGAGACTGAGGCATTCTGCCTGTCCTCCAAGGGTTTTGGTCTGGCACCTCCTGCTCTGCTGACAGTCTTCCAGCCCTTCTTCCTGGAGCTCTCTCTGCCATACTCCATCATCCGTGGGGAGTCTTttgatctgaaggccacagtCTTCAGCTATCTGTCCAAATGCATAATG GTTAAAGTGACTCCAGCTTTGGCCACAAACTACACTCTTAAACCATATGCTGAGCCATATTCATCCTGTCTTTGTGCCAATGGGAGAAAGACCTTCAAATGGGTTCTCTCAGCTTTTGTTCTCG GAACTGTCAATGTGACTGTCAATGCTTCAGCTGAGCCATCCCAGACTCTCTGTGGCACTGAAGCCGTGACTGTGCCGACAAGAGGGCGCGTTGATGTTGTCACTCGAAGTCTACTTGTCCTG CCTGAAGGTGTTGAAAGGACAAACACCCAGAGTTGGTTACTGTGTCCAAAGG GAAATGTTCTTTCTGAAGATGTGACTCTGACACTTCCAACAAATGTGGTTCAGGGATCAGCCAGATGCTCTGTTTCAGTCCTTG GGGATATAATGGGTCGTGCCCTGAAGAATCTAGATGGGTTGATAAAGATGCCATATGGCTGTGGAGAACAGAATATGGTTATTCTTGCTCCCAATATTTACATCCTGCTGTACCTGAAGGTCACAGGGCAACTCACCGCAGCCATTAGAGAGACCGCCTTGGGCTACCTTCAGAGTG GATACCAACGAGAACTAAACTACAGACACAATGATGGTTCATTCAGCACCTTTGGTTACGATAAATCCAATACGTG GTTGACCGCCTTTGTCCTGAGGTCTTTTGGTCTAGCAAGGCAATTTATCTTCATAGATCCAAATGTCCTGCAGAGTGCAAAGGATTGGTTGATCAGCACGCAGGGTTCAGATGGCTGTTTCGTGCAGCAGGGAGCTTTGCACAACAATCTCATGAAG ggtggAGTTGGTGATGGCGTGACCATGACTGCCTACATTGTTGCATCGCTGCTTGAACTAGGCGTCCCTGGCACA GATCCCGTCCTTACCAAATCTCTGTCCTGCTTGAGGACTGTTGTTGGGAGCCTGGGCAACACTTATGCCACAGCTCTACTGGCCTACACCTTCAGTCTGGCAGGGGATGGAGAGACAACCACTCGATCACAGCTTTTAACTGCCTTGAACAACCGTGCCATTTCTGAAG GCACGAAGCTTCACTGGTCTCAGACCACATCTGGTGATACTCTGGCAGTGGAGATCAGTGCGTATGTGCTGCTAGCGGTTCTCACTGAACGGCCTCTTACGACGGCTACTCTGGGCTATGCTAACCGCATTGTCAACTGGCTGGTGACCCAGCAGAATCCTTATGGAGGCTTCTCCTCCACCCAG GACACAGTGGTGGCTCTTCATGCCTTGTCTGTGTACGCTGCTCAAGTGTTCAGCTTGGATGGCTCCAGCACTGTTACTGTACAGTCATCAGTGGTAAGGGGAGACTCTTCTAGCTTCACTGTGAATCGGGATAACCGGCTGCTGTATCAGGAGAAGCCGCTGAAGAATGTTCCTGGCAAATATAGTGTCAAAGCATCAGGATCCACTTGTGTGTCTGTACAG GTTGCATGTTTCTACAACATCCCAACACCCATTAAAGATACCAAAACACTGAGTGTTGAAGCGACGGTGACTGGAGACTGCCAACCACTTGGGGCCAATCTCATGTTGAACTTCACCGTAAA ATACAACGGCGTAAAAGCAAGCACTAACATGGTTATCGTGGACATTAAGCTCCTGTCAGGCTTCACCGCAGATGTGTCACCG CTTGGTTCTCCACCCCAATCATTTGCCCCGCTAGTGGAGCGAGTTGATGCTGATGATGATCATGTCCTAGTGTATCTGAAAGGG GTTCCCAAAGGCGTCCCAATGAGTTACACTCTTCAGCTGAAACGGGTCCTTCCAGTGAATAATCTCAAGCCAGCGGTCATCAATGTTTATGACTACTATCAGACGA GTGACGCTTTTGAGACGACCTACACATCTCCCTGTCCATGA
- the LOC137088870 gene encoding alpha-2-macroglobulin-like protein 1 isoform X1 yields the protein MAVKEICVWKGLILALFLFAVDGQTLGPLFMVTFPAVIESGSEAKLCITLLKPQESLTMTISLLDDTSTIQLVQKVSAKSFHSCFSFQAPRVDGESVQKLKVEVQGKTFRATEKRIVMFRRYLPLTFIQTDKPIYNPGQTVNFRVVTMDPRFVPFDQMYNLVVLEDNNNNRIGQWTNVSSTQWILQLSHELNPEAQIGMYTLKAFIGERMISQVFEVKKYVLPKFDVTLNTPQMYSVGDVGLKVEACAKYTYGQPVSGQAFVEVCRDPYPYAVVPNVIRQCLNKTSKINATGCASLTVDVSEFFNTKFEYMQDTFLVNVNVTEEGTDVMMSKSATVSITFEVGKVTFVDLPDYFEPGLTINGKISVSRFDGTPIMNKAVHLLDGNSWPNKLLLNLTTNQNGLAMYSLNTADLPKADLNLVASVTPEVVYSYKSPYFTTDRRVVQLLRPTSGIPSSSELTIVALEQPLKCGAVFPITVKFSFVGETGDYNADIIYMVLSRGVIVLHGFQRVSVKASNTVTSGSVSFQLFVTAGIAPAVQILVYCVLPSETVVAASVSFETEMCLQPQVSLQFSPDTAVPAEGNVLTVSAQAGSLCGISAVDQSVRIMEPGRRLSAERVFDLLPVRSLSGYPYSIDDEPKHCVSLPNWRRDSKYKAYKTFKSLGIKVATNLALQARPCRRYPSFPDMDYFPVPVDMMDEMTFPTERMATTFPLLEAPSLPAPEVTVRTYFPETWLWQLAQVGATGSTQVPLTVPDTITTWETEAFCLSSKGFGLAPPALLTVFQPFFLELSLPYSIIRGESFDLKATVFSYLSKCIMVKVTPALATNYTLKPYAEPYSSCLCANGRKTFKWVLSAFVLGTVNVTVNASAEPSQTLCGTEAVTVPTRGRVDVVTRSLLVLPEGVERTNTQSWLLCPKGNVLSEDVTLTLPTNVVQGSARCSVSVLGDIMGRALKNLDGLIKMPYGCGEQNMVILAPNIYILLYLKVTGQLTAAIRETALGYLQSGYQRELNYRHNDGSFSTFGYDKSNTWLTAFVLRSFGLARQFIFIDPNVLQSAKDWLISTQGSDGCFVQQGALHNNLMKGGVGDGVTMTAYIVASLLELGVPGTDPVLTKSLSCLRTVVGSLGNTYATALLAYTFSLAGDGETTTRSQLLTALNNRAISEGTKLHWSQTTSGDTLAVEISAYVLLAVLTERPLTTATLGYANRIVNWLVTQQNPYGGFSSTQDTVVALHALSVYAAQVFSLDGSSTVTVQSSVVRGDSSSFTVNRDNRLLYQEKPLKNVPGKYSVKASGSTCVSVQVACFYNIPTPIKDTKTLSVEATVTGDCQPLGANLMLNFTVKYNGVKASTNMVIVDIKLLSGFTADVSPLGSPPQSFAPLVERVDADDDHVLVYLKGVPKGVPMSYTLQLKRVLPVNNLKPAVINVYDYYQTSDAFETTYTSPCP from the exons ATGGCTGTGAAGGAGATTTGTGTTTGGAAAGGGCTCATTTTAGCCCTTTTCCTCTTTGCTGTTGATGGGCAGACTTTAGGACC GTTATTCATGGTGACATTCCCTGCAGTGATTGAGTCTGGATCTGAGGCCAAATTATGCATAACCCTTCTAAAACCCCAAGAGAGTCTCACAATGACAATTTCTCTGCTTGATGACACCAGTACGATTCAACTTGTGCAGAAGGTTTCTGCTAAGTCGTTTCACAGCTGCTTTAGTTTCCAG GCTCCTCGAGTAGATGGAGAATCTGTGCAGAAGCTGAAGGTGGAAGTTCAAGGGAAGACCTTCAGAGCAACCGAAAAGAGGATTGTCATGTTCAGACGTTATCTGCCTTTGACCTTCATCCAAACAGACAAACCCATCTACAATCCAGGACAAACAG TGAATTTCAGAGTTGTCACCATGGATCCCAGATTTGTGCCTTTTGATCAGATG TAcaatctggtggtgctggag GACAATAATAATAACCGAATTGGTCAGTGGACAAACGTTTCCTCAACACAGTGGATCTTGCAGCTTTCTCATGAGTTAAATCCAGAGGCTCAGATAGGGATGTACACACTAAAGGCTTTTATTGGTGAACGGATGATCTCCCAAGTTTTTGAGGTGAAAAAATATG TTTTGCCCAAGTTTGATGTGACGTTAAATACACCACAAATGTACAGCGTTGGAGATGTGGGACTGAAGGTTGAGGCTTGTGCCAA ATACACATATGGCCAACCTGTATCTGGTCAAGCATTTGTGGAAGTGTGCCGTGATCCATATCCATATGCTGTGGTTCCTAATGTGATCCGTCAGTGTCTGAATAAAACGTCAAAG ATCAATGCCACGGGCTGTGCCTCCCTTACTGTTGATGTGTCAGAGTTTTTCAACACCAAATTTGAATATATGCAAGACACATTTCTTGTAAATGTGAATGTCACTGAGGAGGGAACAG ATGTAATGATGTCAAAATCTGCAACAGTGTCCATTACATTTGAAGTTGGCAAGGTCACATTTGTGGACCTCCCAGATTATTTTGAACCTGGATTAACAATTAATGgaaag ATATCAGTGTCTCGTTTTGATGGTACTCCCATTATGAACAAAGCAGTGCATCTCCTGGACGGTAACAGCTGGCCCAATAAACTGCTGTTGAATCTGACTACAAACCAGAATGGACTGGCCATGTACTCCCTCAACACTGCTGATCTTCCTAAAGCTGATCTCAATCTGGTG GCAAGTGTGACTCCAGAAGTTGTTTATAGTTACAAATCACCATACTTCACTACAGATAGGAGGGTTGTTCAGCTTCTCCGACCCACTTCTGGCATTCCATCATCTAGTGAACTGACTATAGTGGCGCTCGAGCAGCCGCTTAAATGTGGTGCTGTTTTTCCAATAACCGTGAAGTTTTCTTTTGTTGGGGAGACTGGGGACTACAATGCTGACATTATCTATATG GTCTTGTCCAGAGGAGTGATCGTCCTCCATGGATTTCAGAGAGTAAGCGTGAAGGCTTCTAATACAGTCACAAGTGGCTCTGTGTCTTTCCAACTGTTTGTCACTGCTGGTATCGCTCCAGCTGTGCAGATACTGGTCTACTGTGTTCTGCCCAGTGAGACTGTAGTTGCTGCTAGTGTGTCTTTTGAGACAGAAATGTGTCTCCAACCCCAG GTGTCTCTGCAGTTCTCTCCTGATACAGCTGTTCCTGCTGAGGGAAATGTTCTGACTGTCTCTGCTCAAGCAGGATCTCTGTGTGGCATCAGTGCTGTAGATCAGAGTGTCCGGATCATGGAGCCAGGAAGACGTCTGAGTGCTGAAAGG GTGTTTGACTTGCTTCCGGTGCGATCGCTATCAGGTTATCCATACAGCATTGATGATGAACCAAAACACTGTGTTTCTCTACCCAATTGGCGTCGAGATTCTAAATATAAAGCTTACAAAACATTCAAG AGCCTGGGAATAAAGGTTGCAACAAATCTTGCTTTACAAGCCCGTCCATGCCGTCGTTATCCCAGCTTCCCTGATA TGGACTATTTTCCTGTTCCTGTAGACATGATGGACGAAATGACTTTTCCAACAGAAAGAATGGCGACAACATTTCCCCTTTTAGAGGCGCCATCACTTCCTGCTCCTGAAGTGACCGTCAGGACTTACTTTCCAGAAACCTGGCTCTGGCAGCTTGCTCAAGTGGG AGCCACTGGATCCACACAAGTTCCCCTCACGGTTCCAGACACCATCACCACATGGGAGACTGAGGCATTCTGCCTGTCCTCCAAGGGTTTTGGTCTGGCACCTCCTGCTCTGCTGACAGTCTTCCAGCCCTTCTTCCTGGAGCTCTCTCTGCCATACTCCATCATCCGTGGGGAGTCTTttgatctgaaggccacagtCTTCAGCTATCTGTCCAAATGCATAATG GTTAAAGTGACTCCAGCTTTGGCCACAAACTACACTCTTAAACCATATGCTGAGCCATATTCATCCTGTCTTTGTGCCAATGGGAGAAAGACCTTCAAATGGGTTCTCTCAGCTTTTGTTCTCG GAACTGTCAATGTGACTGTCAATGCTTCAGCTGAGCCATCCCAGACTCTCTGTGGCACTGAAGCCGTGACTGTGCCGACAAGAGGGCGCGTTGATGTTGTCACTCGAAGTCTACTTGTCCTG CCTGAAGGTGTTGAAAGGACAAACACCCAGAGTTGGTTACTGTGTCCAAAGG GAAATGTTCTTTCTGAAGATGTGACTCTGACACTTCCAACAAATGTGGTTCAGGGATCAGCCAGATGCTCTGTTTCAGTCCTTG GGGATATAATGGGTCGTGCCCTGAAGAATCTAGATGGGTTGATAAAGATGCCATATGGCTGTGGAGAACAGAATATGGTTATTCTTGCTCCCAATATTTACATCCTGCTGTACCTGAAGGTCACAGGGCAACTCACCGCAGCCATTAGAGAGACCGCCTTGGGCTACCTTCAGAGTG GATACCAACGAGAACTAAACTACAGACACAATGATGGTTCATTCAGCACCTTTGGTTACGATAAATCCAATACGTG GTTGACCGCCTTTGTCCTGAGGTCTTTTGGTCTAGCAAGGCAATTTATCTTCATAGATCCAAATGTCCTGCAGAGTGCAAAGGATTGGTTGATCAGCACGCAGGGTTCAGATGGCTGTTTCGTGCAGCAGGGAGCTTTGCACAACAATCTCATGAAG ggtggAGTTGGTGATGGCGTGACCATGACTGCCTACATTGTTGCATCGCTGCTTGAACTAGGCGTCCCTGGCACA GATCCCGTCCTTACCAAATCTCTGTCCTGCTTGAGGACTGTTGTTGGGAGCCTGGGCAACACTTATGCCACAGCTCTACTGGCCTACACCTTCAGTCTGGCAGGGGATGGAGAGACAACCACTCGATCACAGCTTTTAACTGCCTTGAACAACCGTGCCATTTCTGAAG GCACGAAGCTTCACTGGTCTCAGACCACATCTGGTGATACTCTGGCAGTGGAGATCAGTGCGTATGTGCTGCTAGCGGTTCTCACTGAACGGCCTCTTACGACGGCTACTCTGGGCTATGCTAACCGCATTGTCAACTGGCTGGTGACCCAGCAGAATCCTTATGGAGGCTTCTCCTCCACCCAG GACACAGTGGTGGCTCTTCATGCCTTGTCTGTGTACGCTGCTCAAGTGTTCAGCTTGGATGGCTCCAGCACTGTTACTGTACAGTCATCAGTGGTAAGGGGAGACTCTTCTAGCTTCACTGTGAATCGGGATAACCGGCTGCTGTATCAGGAGAAGCCGCTGAAGAATGTTCCTGGCAAATATAGTGTCAAAGCATCAGGATCCACTTGTGTGTCTGTACAG GTTGCATGTTTCTACAACATCCCAACACCCATTAAAGATACCAAAACACTGAGTGTTGAAGCGACGGTGACTGGAGACTGCCAACCACTTGGGGCCAATCTCATGTTGAACTTCACCGTAAA ATACAACGGCGTAAAAGCAAGCACTAACATGGTTATCGTGGACATTAAGCTCCTGTCAGGCTTCACCGCAGATGTGTCACCG CTTGGTTCTCCACCCCAATCATTTGCCCCGCTAGTGGAGCGAGTTGATGCTGATGATGATCATGTCCTAGTGTATCTGAAAGGG GTTCCCAAAGGCGTCCCAATGAGTTACACTCTTCAGCTGAAACGGGTCCTTCCAGTGAATAATCTCAAGCCAGCGGTCATCAATGTTTATGACTACTATCAGACGA GTGACGCTTTTGAGACGACCTACACATCTCCCTGTCCATGA